The Sesamum indicum cultivar Zhongzhi No. 13 linkage group LG6, S_indicum_v1.0, whole genome shotgun sequence genome has a segment encoding these proteins:
- the LOC105165484 gene encoding uncharacterized protein LOC105165484, translating into MGGFSTLSAPKPWRHHHKLSTISNQPATKNVPSLLFNPPPSRKPKPFYCFALDSSKTEAPPLVVVGSANADIYVEIERLPKEGETVSAKTGQTLAGGKGANQAVCGGKLDYPTYFVGQVGGDAHGKLIAEALEGGGVLLDHLSIVGDAPTGHAVVMLQTDGQNSIIIVGGANMASWPETLPPEDLEVVKNAGIVLLQREIPDSVNIQVAKTARSAGVPVILDAGGVDAPIPPELLKFIDILSPNETELGRLTNMPTESFEQISEAVGKCHKMGVKQVLVKLGAKGSVLFVEGEEPIRQAIISAPKVIDTTGAGDTFTAAFAVALVEGKSKKECLKFAAAAASLCVQVKGAIPSMPDRKAVLNLLQTH; encoded by the exons ATGGGAGGATTTTCGACGCTTTCAGCTCCAAAACCATGGCGCCACCATCACAAGCTCTCGACCATCTCGAATCAACCGGCCACCAAGAACGTCCCGTCTCTCCTTTTCAATCCCCCACCGTCAAGGAAACCAAAGCCCTTTTATTGTTTTGCCTTGGACTCCTCTAAAACCGAGGCGCCGCCGCTAGTGGTGGTGGGATCAGCCAATGCAGATATCTACGTGGAGATTGAGAGGTTGCCGAAAGAGGGCGAGACTGTTTCTGCTAAAACTGGGCAGACGCTGGCGGGGGGAAAGGGGGCTAATCAAGCAGTCTGTGGGGGGAAGTTGGATTACCCCACTTACTTTGTGGGTCAGGTGGGAGGGGATGCTCATGGGAAGTTGATCGCTGAGGCGTTGGAGGGTGGTGGGGTTTTGCTTGATCACTTGAGTATTGTGGGTGATGCTCCCACTGGCCACGCCGTGGTGATGTTGCAGACTGATGGGCAGAACTCTATTATCATTGTGGGGGGTGCTAATATGGCTTCTTGGCCTGAGACTTTGCCGCCGGAGGATTTGGAGGTTGTGAAGAATGCTGGGATTGTTTTGCTTCAGAGGGAGATTCCTGATTCTGTTAACATTCAGGTTGCCAAG ACTGCCAGGAGTGCCGGTGTTCCTGTCATCTTGGATGCTGGCGGAGTTGATGCCCCAATCCCTCCAGAACTACTCaagtttattgatattttgagCCCAAATGAAACTGAGCTTGGTCGTCTGACAAATATGCCTACAGAAAGTTTTGAACAGATTAGTGAAGCTGTGGGGAAATGCCATAAAATG GGTGTTAAGCAAGTGCTTGTGAAACTCGGAGCCAAAGGGTCCGTTCTTTTCGTAGAAGGAGAGGAACCGATCAGACAAGCTATCATATCAGCTCCCAAAGTAATTGATACCACTGGTGCCGGTGATACTTTTACTGCTGCTTTTGCTGTGGCTCTCGTGGAGGGAAAGTCCAAAAAAGAATGCCTGAAATTTGCTG CTGCAGCAGCTTCACTCTGTGTTCAAGTAAAGGGTGCCATACCAAGCATGCCTGACAGGAAAGCTGTTTTGAATCTTCTTCAGACGCATTAA